Proteins encoded in a region of the Drosophila busckii strain San Diego stock center, stock number 13000-0081.31 chromosome 2L, ASM1175060v1, whole genome shotgun sequence genome:
- the LOC108604397 gene encoding uncharacterized protein LOC108604397, with amino-acid sequence MPPFCCGGRTCAEDLKRGQTRKSDASKAESILNITDAERPLTLKFYARHDWPYFNCSPEELARWRGRTEADDRQDLLNVSTAPNVEKQIKKYDPKHVTATPLTENQIYGWYQDRAYRYTPKDRGVFVFPREADPLIKIILASNMAAKISK; translated from the coding sequence atgccacCTTTTTGCTGTGGCGGTCGTACCTGTGCTGAGGACTTAAAGCGCGGACAAACACGGAAATCGGATGCTAGCAAAGCCGAGTCCATACTCAACATCACCGATGCAGAGCGTCCACTCACGCTCAAGTTCTATGCGCGTCATGATTGGCCTTACTTCAACTGCTCGCCAGAGGAGCTGGCGCGTTGGCGTGGACGCACTGAAGCCGATGACCGCCAAGATCTGCTTAATGTCAGCACAGCGCCAAATGTGGAGAAGCAAATCAAGAAATATGATCCCAAGCATGTCACGGCTACGCCTTTGACTGAGAATCAAATATATGGCTGGTATCAGGATCGTGCCTATCGTTATACGCCTAAGGACCGCGGTGTATTTGTATTTCCACGCGAGGCCGATCCTTTGATCAAAATAATACTAGCCTCCAATATGGCTgccaaaataagcaaatag